A genomic window from Bubalus bubalis isolate 160015118507 breed Murrah chromosome X, NDDB_SH_1, whole genome shotgun sequence includes:
- the LOC102403613 gene encoding spindlin-2 isoform X2: MKTPHKKATARQQTREIVDDHTLSASMRKKKISQKKQRGRPSSQTRRNIVGCRISHGWKEGDEPITQWKGTVLDQVPINPSLYLVKYDGIDCVYGLELHRDKRILKLKILPDKVPFSRVRDVHLANTIIGKAVEHMFEGEHGSKDGWRGMVLAQAPIMKAWFYITYEKDPVLYMYQLLDDYKEGDLHIMPESSKSSPKEREPEGVIDGLIGKHVEYTKEDGSKRTGKVIHQVKAKPSVYFIKFDDDFHIYVYDLVKKS; encoded by the coding sequence ATGAAGACACCTCACAAAAAGGCAACTGCAAGGCAGCAAACCAGGGAAATTGTTGATGACCACACCTTGTCTGCAAGtatgaggaagaaaaagatttctcaaaagaaaCAGAGGGGCAGACCTTCCTCCCAGACCCGCAGGAACATCGTGGGCTGCAGAATTTCACATGGATGGAAGGAAGGTGATGAGCCCATCACCCAGTGGAAAGGAACCGTTCTGGATCAGGTGCCTATAAATCCCTCTCTTTATCTGGTGAAATATGATGGAATTGACTGTGTCTATGGACTGGAACTTCACAGAGATAAAAGGATTTTAAAGCTTAAAATCCTTCCTGATAAAGTGCCATTTTCTCGAGTCAGAGATGTGCACCTTGCAAATACCATAATTGGTAAAGCTGTGGAACATATGTTTGAGGGTGAACATGGTTCTAAGGATggatggagggggatggtctTAGCTCAAGCACCCATCATGAAAGCCTGGTTTTATATTACCTATGAGAAAGATCCTGTTTTGTACATGTACCAGCTTTTAGATGATTATAAAGAAGGTGACCTCCATATCATGCCAGAGTCGAGTAAGTCTTCTCCAAAAGAGAGAGAGCCAGAAGGAGTTATAGATGGCCTCATAGGTAAACATGTAGAATATACCAAAGAAGATGGCTCCAAAAGGACAGGCAAAGTCATTCACCAAGTTAAAGCCAAACCTTCTGTGTACTTCATCAAGTTTGATGATGATTTCCATATCTATGTCTATGATTTGGTGAAAAAGTCTTAA
- the LOC102403613 gene encoding spindlin-2 isoform X1, with product MRVGMKTPHKKATARQQTREIVDDHTLSASMRKKKISQKKQRGRPSSQTRRNIVGCRISHGWKEGDEPITQWKGTVLDQVPINPSLYLVKYDGIDCVYGLELHRDKRILKLKILPDKVPFSRVRDVHLANTIIGKAVEHMFEGEHGSKDGWRGMVLAQAPIMKAWFYITYEKDPVLYMYQLLDDYKEGDLHIMPESSKSSPKEREPEGVIDGLIGKHVEYTKEDGSKRTGKVIHQVKAKPSVYFIKFDDDFHIYVYDLVKKS from the exons ATGCGGGTTG GTATGAAGACACCTCACAAAAAGGCAACTGCAAGGCAGCAAACCAGGGAAATTGTTGATGACCACACCTTGTCTGCAAGtatgaggaagaaaaagatttctcaaaagaaaCAGAGGGGCAGACCTTCCTCCCAGACCCGCAGGAACATCGTGGGCTGCAGAATTTCACATGGATGGAAGGAAGGTGATGAGCCCATCACCCAGTGGAAAGGAACCGTTCTGGATCAGGTGCCTATAAATCCCTCTCTTTATCTGGTGAAATATGATGGAATTGACTGTGTCTATGGACTGGAACTTCACAGAGATAAAAGGATTTTAAAGCTTAAAATCCTTCCTGATAAAGTGCCATTTTCTCGAGTCAGAGATGTGCACCTTGCAAATACCATAATTGGTAAAGCTGTGGAACATATGTTTGAGGGTGAACATGGTTCTAAGGATggatggagggggatggtctTAGCTCAAGCACCCATCATGAAAGCCTGGTTTTATATTACCTATGAGAAAGATCCTGTTTTGTACATGTACCAGCTTTTAGATGATTATAAAGAAGGTGACCTCCATATCATGCCAGAGTCGAGTAAGTCTTCTCCAAAAGAGAGAGAGCCAGAAGGAGTTATAGATGGCCTCATAGGTAAACATGTAGAATATACCAAAGAAGATGGCTCCAAAAGGACAGGCAAAGTCATTCACCAAGTTAAAGCCAAACCTTCTGTGTACTTCATCAAGTTTGATGATGATTTCCATATCTATGTCTATGATTTGGTGAAAAAGTCTTAA